One Glycocaulis abyssi DNA window includes the following coding sequences:
- the glpK gene encoding glycerol kinase GlpK: MLSRSRKAPAILAIDQGTTSSRAMVFDLQGQVAALAQEEFNQIYPRPGWVEHDPEVIWATVLSTARKAIKAGEAKGYEITCLGVTNQRETTLVWDRQTGEPVHNAIVWQDRRTGEACAKLEADGAAAMVAGKTGLVLDPYFSATKIGWILDNVPGARKRAEAGKLAFGTVESFLIWRLTKGKRHITDATNASRTSLYDLEAQDWDGELLRLFNIPRAILPDVVDCAGDLGTADKSVLGKAIPITGAAGDQQAAAIGQACLSPGEMKSTYGTGAFMILNTGETRVTSQNRLLATTAWRLEGKSSFALEGSVLSAGATIQWLRDGLGLISRASEVEALAASADPDAPVYLVPAFTGLGAPHWKPEARGLITGLTRGAGRAEIARAALESTAFQTHDLLTAMRADGAQTLTLKVDGGMVANNAFLQRLADICDLEVVRPVNTETTAWGAAFLAGLGAGHFASITEAASLWKADQRFAPAADPGWRTRHLAGWADALRRTTM; encoded by the coding sequence ATGCTCAGCCGTTCGCGCAAAGCGCCCGCCATTCTGGCCATCGATCAGGGTACGACCTCCAGCCGTGCCATGGTGTTCGACCTTCAAGGCCAGGTGGCCGCGCTGGCGCAGGAGGAATTCAACCAGATCTACCCCCGGCCCGGCTGGGTGGAGCATGACCCGGAAGTGATCTGGGCGACGGTGCTCTCCACCGCGCGCAAGGCGATCAAGGCGGGTGAAGCCAAAGGCTATGAGATCACCTGCCTTGGCGTGACCAATCAGCGCGAGACGACTCTGGTCTGGGACCGCCAGACCGGCGAGCCTGTGCATAATGCGATTGTCTGGCAGGACCGGCGCACAGGCGAGGCTTGCGCGAAGCTGGAAGCCGACGGCGCGGCTGCGATGGTGGCGGGCAAGACCGGGCTGGTACTGGACCCTTACTTTTCTGCCACCAAAATCGGCTGGATCCTCGACAATGTGCCGGGTGCGCGAAAGAGGGCCGAGGCCGGAAAGCTCGCCTTCGGTACGGTGGAGAGCTTCCTCATCTGGCGGCTGACAAAAGGCAAGCGCCACATCACCGACGCCACCAATGCCAGCCGGACCAGCCTGTATGATCTCGAGGCGCAGGACTGGGATGGCGAGCTCTTGCGCCTGTTCAACATTCCGCGCGCCATATTGCCCGACGTGGTCGATTGCGCCGGCGATCTGGGCACCGCCGACAAATCGGTGCTGGGCAAGGCGATACCCATAACTGGCGCGGCGGGCGATCAACAGGCCGCCGCCATCGGTCAGGCTTGCCTGTCGCCGGGCGAGATGAAATCGACCTATGGCACCGGCGCCTTCATGATCCTCAATACCGGCGAGACGCGCGTGACCTCGCAGAACCGCCTGCTGGCGACAACCGCCTGGCGGCTGGAGGGCAAGTCCTCCTTTGCGCTGGAAGGGTCAGTCCTCTCAGCAGGCGCGACGATCCAGTGGCTGCGTGACGGGCTGGGCCTGATCTCCAGGGCGTCCGAGGTGGAGGCGCTGGCGGCCAGCGCCGACCCGGACGCGCCGGTCTATCTGGTGCCTGCCTTTACCGGGCTTGGCGCGCCGCACTGGAAGCCCGAAGCACGCGGCCTCATCACCGGGCTGACGCGCGGGGCGGGCCGGGCGGAGATTGCGCGCGCCGCGCTGGAATCCACCGCCTTCCAGACCCATGACCTGCTGACCGCCATGCGCGCTGACGGGGCGCAGACGCTCACCTTGAAGGTGGATGGCGGGATGGTGGCCAATAATGCCTTCCTGCAGCGGCTGGCGGATATTTGCGATCTGGAAGTGGTGCGCCCGGTCAATACCGAAACCACCGCCTGGGGCGCGGCGTTTCTGGCAGGTCTCGGAGCTGGTCATTTTGCCTCCATCACTGAGGCGGCAAGCCTGTGGAAGGCCGATCAGCGCTTCGCTCCGGCGGCTGATCCGGGCTGGCGGACGCGTCATCTGGCGGGCTGGGCGGATGCGCTCCGGCGCACCACAATGTAA
- a CDS encoding NAD(P)(+) transhydrogenase (Re/Si-specific) subunit beta yields MTPNLAALFYLGSGILFILALRGLSSPETSRRGNYFGMAGMAIAITTTLLMLNIGFTGFIVIAGAIAIGGTIGAVVARRIAMTAMPQLVAGFHSLVGLCAVLVAAAALYAPTAFGIADETGGLKALSLIELGIGTAIGAITFSGSIIAFLKLQGIMSGAPLVFKGQHWLNLGLGIASAVFIAFLVASGGDAKMAFWIIAVLALALGVLLIVPIGGADMPVVVSMLNSYSGWAAAALGFTLENTALLVTGALVGSSGAILSYIMCKGMNRSFISVLLGGFGGESVASSAEDTGGRIVKQGSAEDAAFILKNAGKVIIVPGYGMAVAQAQHALKEMGDALKAEGVDVSYAIHPVAGRMPGHMNVLLAEAQVPYDEVFELEDINSAFSQADVAFVIGANDVTNPAAEDDPSSPIYGMPVLQVWKAGTVMFIKRSLGSGYAGVENPLFFRDNTLMLLGDAKKMTESIVKGMH; encoded by the coding sequence ATGACCCCCAATCTTGCCGCCCTGTTCTATCTCGGCTCGGGCATTCTCTTCATTCTGGCGCTGCGCGGACTGTCGAGCCCGGAAACCTCGCGCCGGGGCAATTATTTCGGCATGGCGGGCATGGCGATTGCCATCACCACCACACTCCTGATGCTCAATATCGGCTTTACCGGCTTCATCGTGATCGCTGGCGCGATAGCCATTGGCGGCACGATTGGCGCGGTCGTCGCGCGCCGTATCGCCATGACGGCCATGCCCCAGCTGGTTGCCGGCTTCCACTCGCTGGTCGGCCTGTGTGCGGTGCTGGTCGCCGCCGCCGCGCTCTATGCGCCCACCGCGTTCGGCATTGCTGACGAAACCGGCGGCCTCAAGGCGCTCTCCCTCATCGAGCTGGGCATCGGCACGGCCATTGGCGCGATCACCTTCTCCGGCTCCATCATCGCCTTCCTGAAGCTGCAGGGCATCATGTCCGGCGCGCCTCTGGTGTTCAAAGGCCAGCACTGGCTGAACCTTGGCCTTGGCATTGCTTCGGCCGTCTTCATCGCCTTCCTGGTCGCTTCGGGCGGCGATGCCAAGATGGCGTTCTGGATCATCGCCGTTCTCGCGCTCGCGCTTGGCGTATTGCTGATCGTGCCGATTGGCGGGGCGGACATGCCCGTCGTCGTCTCCATGCTCAATTCCTATTCGGGCTGGGCTGCTGCCGCGCTCGGCTTCACGCTGGAAAACACCGCGCTTCTGGTCACCGGCGCGCTTGTAGGTTCATCGGGCGCGATCCTCTCCTACATCATGTGCAAGGGGATGAACCGTTCCTTCATCTCGGTCCTGCTGGGCGGGTTTGGCGGCGAGAGTGTCGCATCCTCAGCCGAGGATACTGGCGGGCGCATCGTCAAGCAGGGCTCTGCCGAGGATGCCGCCTTCATCCTGAAGAACGCCGGCAAGGTCATCATCGTGCCGGGCTATGGCATGGCGGTGGCGCAGGCCCAGCATGCGCTGAAAGAAATGGGCGATGCGCTCAAGGCCGAAGGGGTGGACGTGTCCTACGCCATCCACCCGGTAGCGGGCCGCATGCCCGGCCACATGAACGTGCTGCTGGCCGAAGCCCAGGTGCCCTATGATGAGGTGTTTGAGCTGGAAGACATCAACTCGGCCTTCTCGCAGGCCGACGTGGCCTTTGTTATCGGCGCCAATGACGTGACCAACCCGGCCGCCGAGGACGACCCCTCCAGCCCGATCTATGGCATGCCTGTGCTGCAGGTGTGGAAGGCGGGCACGGTGATGTTCATCAAGCGCTCGCTAGGCTCCGGCTACGCTGGCGTCGAGAACCCGCTCTTCTTCCGCGACAACACGCTGATGCTGCTGGGCGATGCCAAGAAGATGACCGAAAGTATCGTCAAGGGCATGCATTAA
- a CDS encoding alpha/beta fold hydrolase, with protein MGGFQPEFVESATGARLALRVIEAQGPAKGIVMIHHGLAEHGGRYERFARYLASRGFHVSAHDHRGHGQTTAPDAPPRVYALKDGWNKLMGDARFVREHMQTRFPGLPVIVFGHSMGGVITMNQAMDEHAHLAGVAIWNSNLALGSLTGLMRAVLWLEGFVRKQTEPSLWMNALTFEAWGKRIRKARTDCDWLSRIPEEVDAYIADPLCGWPASRVLWRDFVNGFERGEDGARLENMARDLPIHLAGGGADPATNNGKAVKILAGRLYNNRFTRVTMRHDPKGRHETLNDIGYEQAMSDFADWAERIIAEGREA; from the coding sequence ATGGGCGGGTTCCAGCCAGAGTTCGTGGAGAGTGCGACCGGCGCGCGTCTGGCGCTGCGGGTGATAGAGGCGCAAGGCCCGGCCAAAGGCATTGTGATGATCCATCACGGCCTTGCCGAACATGGCGGGCGCTATGAGCGCTTTGCCCGCTATCTCGCCTCACGCGGCTTTCACGTCAGCGCGCACGATCATCGCGGCCATGGCCAGACCACCGCCCCGGATGCGCCGCCGCGTGTCTACGCGCTCAAAGACGGCTGGAACAAGCTGATGGGCGATGCCCGCTTCGTGCGAGAGCATATGCAGACGCGCTTTCCCGGCCTGCCGGTGATCGTGTTCGGCCATTCCATGGGCGGGGTGATCACGATGAATCAGGCCATGGACGAGCACGCCCATCTCGCCGGCGTCGCGATATGGAATTCCAATCTGGCGCTGGGCAGCCTGACCGGGCTGATGCGCGCCGTGCTCTGGCTGGAAGGCTTCGTGCGCAAGCAGACCGAGCCGAGCCTGTGGATGAACGCTTTGACCTTTGAGGCGTGGGGCAAGCGGATCAGGAAAGCGCGCACCGATTGCGACTGGCTGTCGCGCATCCCTGAAGAGGTCGACGCCTATATCGCCGATCCGCTATGCGGCTGGCCGGCCTCGCGTGTGCTGTGGCGCGATTTCGTCAATGGATTTGAACGTGGCGAGGATGGCGCACGGCTGGAAAACATGGCCCGCGACCTGCCAATCCATCTGGCGGGCGGCGGCGCAGACCCGGCCACCAATAACGGCAAGGCGGTGAAGATTCTCGCCGGACGGCTCTATAATAACCGCTTCACGCGCGTGACGATGCGCCACGATCCCAAGGGGCGCCACGAAACCCTCAACGATATCGGATATGAGCAAGCCATGAGCGATTTTGCCGACTGGGCGGAGCGCATCATCGCCGAAGGACGCGAGGCATAA
- a CDS encoding alpha/beta hydrolase, which yields MTIETIPARKGLRLRSLLGRRMARKAGRSSLSPATSAEHARARMDKAGRQLPMPKGVEVARTEVGGCDALAFAPENARKGVLIYLHGGGYSRGSALSHRALVARMAKAFGLNAVSVNYRMAPEHPCPAAIEDAVAAIEAVMENEKGPVILGGDSAGGGLALSATIRLRDAGKRMPDALYLLSPWTDLSMSGESVATKAMRDPMLNPGYLAAGGELYLGGRPGTDPEASPLFAEMNGLPPTLIQVGSDEILLSDSTRLAEKLEAAGVPVDCEIWEGMWHDFQIFSPLIPEADWAIDRARVWVELQLA from the coding sequence ATGACCATCGAGACCATTCCGGCCCGTAAAGGGCTTCGCCTGCGCTCGCTTCTCGGCCGCCGCATGGCCCGCAAGGCTGGCCGCTCCAGCCTGTCGCCCGCCACTAGCGCCGAGCATGCCAGAGCCCGCATGGACAAGGCGGGCCGCCAGCTTCCCATGCCCAAGGGCGTGGAAGTGGCGCGCACCGAAGTCGGCGGCTGCGATGCGCTGGCCTTCGCGCCTGAAAATGCCCGCAAGGGCGTGCTGATCTATCTGCATGGCGGGGGGTATTCGCGCGGCTCCGCGCTCAGCCACCGCGCGCTGGTGGCCCGCATGGCGAAGGCGTTTGGCCTCAACGCGGTCTCGGTCAATTACCGCATGGCGCCCGAACACCCCTGCCCCGCCGCGATCGAGGACGCCGTCGCCGCCATCGAGGCCGTGATGGAAAACGAAAAGGGTCCGGTCATCCTCGGCGGAGATTCCGCTGGTGGCGGGCTGGCACTGTCAGCCACGATCCGCCTGCGCGATGCAGGCAAGCGCATGCCCGATGCGCTCTATCTTCTGTCACCGTGGACCGACCTCTCCATGAGCGGAGAGAGCGTGGCAACCAAGGCGATGCGCGATCCCATGCTGAACCCCGGCTATCTGGCCGCCGGCGGCGAGCTATATCTGGGCGGACGGCCCGGCACCGACCCGGAAGCCTCGCCCCTCTTTGCGGAGATGAACGGCCTGCCGCCAACGCTCATTCAGGTCGGCTCCGACGAAATCCTCTTAAGCGATTCCACGCGTCTGGCTGAAAAGCTGGAAGCCGCCGGCGTGCCGGTCGATTGCGAAATCTGGGAAGGCATGTGGCACGACTTCCAGATATTCTCCCCCCTCATCCCCGAAGCCGACTGGGCGATTGACCGGGCGCGCGTCTGGGTGGAGCTGCAACTGGCTTAG
- a CDS encoding flavin-containing monooxygenase, producing MPERLDTLVIGAGMSGIAMGYHLKQRGLDDFLIAEKSDGFGGVWRDNRYPGAGCDVPSHLYSFSFALKPDWSRKYALQAEILDYFESCAERFGLGDHLRTGLIVRSLTFDESEGRWQVRFADGSQTSARVVISAVGQLSEPFTPEIAGLTDFTGPVMHTARWNSSVKLDGQRVALIGNAASAIQLLPEVSERARELTIFQRTPNWIISKPDRAFTAFEKWAFAHIPGWQRLYRLGSFLIHELRYSALVKGSLASRFTLWSGKRKIATGIKDSKLRAKLTPDYPPGCKRILLSNDYFEVMQRGNVRLVTDGIARVLPDGVETANGEIVPADTLIMATGFVTTEFLPTLEVTGAGGGSLREAWGASPRAYKGVAVAGFPNLFMLYGPNTNLGHNSIIFMVERQAEYIADKAGLIVDGGLKALAVRPEAESRYNADLQTRLSKTVWAGDCPSWYKTADGVITQNWEGLATGFACTLGRRDDADWEGV from the coding sequence TTGCCGGAGAGGCTGGACACGCTTGTCATCGGGGCGGGCATGTCCGGCATCGCCATGGGTTATCATCTGAAACAGCGCGGGCTGGATGACTTCCTGATCGCGGAGAAGTCAGACGGGTTTGGCGGGGTCTGGCGTGATAACCGCTATCCCGGCGCAGGCTGCGATGTGCCGAGCCACCTCTATTCCTTCTCCTTCGCGCTAAAGCCCGACTGGAGCCGGAAATACGCCCTGCAGGCGGAGATCCTCGACTATTTTGAAAGCTGCGCTGAGCGCTTCGGGCTAGGCGACCATCTGCGTACCGGGCTTATTGTCCGTTCACTGACATTCGACGAAAGTGAAGGCCGCTGGCAGGTGCGCTTTGCCGATGGCAGCCAGACCAGCGCGCGCGTCGTCATTAGCGCAGTCGGCCAGCTCTCCGAGCCCTTCACGCCGGAGATTGCAGGCCTTACAGATTTTACCGGCCCCGTCATGCATACCGCGCGCTGGAACAGTTCGGTAAAGCTGGACGGGCAGCGCGTGGCGCTGATCGGCAATGCGGCAAGCGCCATCCAGCTATTGCCCGAGGTGAGCGAGCGGGCGCGTGAGCTGACCATCTTCCAGCGCACCCCCAACTGGATCATCTCCAAGCCAGACCGCGCATTCACCGCTTTCGAGAAATGGGCGTTTGCGCACATTCCCGGCTGGCAGAGACTCTACCGGCTGGGAAGTTTCCTGATCCATGAGCTGCGCTATTCGGCACTTGTCAAGGGATCGCTTGCCAGCCGTTTCACGCTCTGGTCGGGCAAACGCAAGATCGCCACCGGCATCAAGGACTCCAAGCTGCGCGCGAAACTGACGCCCGACTATCCACCCGGCTGCAAGCGCATCCTGCTCTCCAATGACTATTTCGAGGTGATGCAGCGCGGGAATGTCCGTCTAGTGACGGATGGTATCGCCCGTGTCCTGCCCGACGGGGTGGAGACAGCCAATGGCGAGATCGTTCCTGCCGATACGCTGATCATGGCGACGGGCTTTGTGACCACCGAATTCCTGCCGACGCTGGAGGTGACGGGCGCGGGTGGCGGCAGCCTGCGGGAGGCGTGGGGCGCGTCGCCGCGCGCATACAAGGGCGTGGCGGTGGCCGGTTTCCCGAACCTTTTCATGCTCTACGGGCCGAACACCAATCTCGGGCACAACTCCATCATCTTCATGGTGGAGCGGCAGGCCGAATATATCGCCGACAAGGCGGGGCTGATCGTCGATGGCGGGCTCAAAGCGCTTGCCGTCCGGCCGGAGGCAGAAAGCCGCTATAACGCAGACCTGCAGACACGCCTCTCGAAAACCGTGTGGGCCGGAGACTGCCCGTCCTGGTACAAGACCGCAGACGGCGTCATCACGCAGAACTGGGAAGGCCTTGCCACCGGCTTTGCGTGCACGCTTGGCAGGCGCGACGATGCGGATTGGGAGGGGGTTTAG
- a CDS encoding long-chain fatty acid--CoA ligase — protein MVAATAADLPRLAGGKRFASSPARVLENAETKAGKAAYVYHHGSDWVPRTWQEYAGEVKQAGRALLALGFQKDQSVAILGFNRPEWTIIAHAAMMAGGRPAGIYWTSAPPEIAYILQHSESPVYLVEDAEQARQALELKADCPNLVHIIVMRGAEAPEGTMSWEAFMALGAEDHEDALLARLDALEEHGIATLIYTSGTTGPPKAVMLSHGNVAWSASVLIEMFGRSGDDRSLSYLPIAHIAEQQASVHNHAAAGGTLWFARSMETLADDLKACRPTIFFGVPRVWEKMAETIQGRLAEATGPKAKLAKWAMDTAREVNLAQIDNRSVSPLLKAQKAIADKLVLSKVKDALGLDKSRMLISGAAPISTEVLRFFAGLDLVIYEGYGQSETSAPSSFNGPGAARLGSVGKLVPGMEARVTEEGELLVKGPNIFKGYMKNNDATSDSFTADGWMRTGDVVNIDDDGFIFITGRIKDIIITAGGKNITPANLETDLMNIPLIEHAVVVGDAKPYLAALVTLSADGLAAFAKKQGLEGDIRNHPKVLEAIQEGVDQLNTRHARVENIRKFAVLTGALSVEGGELTPTMKVKRKVVIERHREIVESLYAK, from the coding sequence ATGGTAGCTGCTACCGCCGCTGATCTGCCGCGTCTGGCCGGAGGCAAACGCTTCGCGTCCAGCCCGGCGCGTGTTCTGGAAAACGCCGAAACCAAGGCTGGCAAGGCGGCCTATGTCTATCATCACGGGTCGGACTGGGTGCCGCGCACCTGGCAGGAATATGCCGGTGAGGTGAAGCAGGCGGGCAGGGCGCTTCTGGCGCTGGGCTTCCAGAAGGATCAGTCAGTGGCGATCCTGGGCTTCAACCGGCCCGAATGGACGATAATTGCCCATGCCGCGATGATGGCAGGCGGGCGCCCTGCGGGCATTTACTGGACCAGCGCGCCGCCCGAAATCGCCTATATCCTCCAGCATTCGGAAAGCCCGGTCTATCTTGTGGAGGATGCCGAGCAGGCCCGTCAGGCGCTCGAACTCAAGGCCGACTGCCCGAACCTTGTCCATATCATCGTCATGCGCGGGGCCGAGGCCCCTGAAGGGACGATGAGCTGGGAGGCCTTCATGGCGCTCGGCGCAGAGGACCATGAGGACGCGCTGCTGGCCCGCCTCGACGCTCTGGAAGAGCATGGCATCGCCACGCTGATCTACACCTCCGGCACCACCGGCCCGCCCAAGGCGGTCATGCTGAGCCATGGCAATGTGGCGTGGAGCGCGTCGGTACTGATCGAGATGTTCGGGCGCAGTGGCGATGACCGCTCGCTCTCCTATCTGCCGATCGCCCACATCGCCGAGCAGCAGGCCTCGGTCCACAACCATGCGGCTGCAGGCGGCACACTCTGGTTTGCGCGCTCCATGGAGACGCTGGCCGACGATCTGAAAGCCTGCCGCCCCACGATCTTCTTCGGTGTGCCGCGCGTCTGGGAAAAGATGGCCGAGACCATTCAGGGCCGCCTAGCCGAAGCGACCGGACCCAAGGCGAAGCTCGCCAAATGGGCGATGGATACGGCGCGCGAGGTCAATCTCGCCCAGATCGACAACAGATCAGTCTCGCCGCTCCTGAAGGCCCAGAAGGCGATTGCCGACAAGCTGGTCCTCTCCAAGGTCAAGGATGCGCTGGGGCTGGATAAATCGCGCATGCTGATCTCCGGCGCGGCCCCGATCTCAACCGAGGTTCTGCGCTTTTTCGCCGGGCTCGATCTGGTCATCTATGAGGGCTATGGCCAGTCGGAAACCTCAGCGCCGTCCAGCTTCAATGGCCCCGGCGCGGCGCGTCTTGGCTCGGTCGGCAAGCTGGTGCCGGGCATGGAGGCCCGCGTCACCGAAGAGGGCGAGCTGCTGGTGAAGGGGCCGAACATCTTCAAGGGCTATATGAAGAATAACGACGCCACCTCCGACAGCTTCACGGCTGATGGCTGGATGCGCACCGGCGATGTGGTGAATATCGACGATGACGGCTTCATCTTCATCACCGGCCGGATCAAGGACATCATCATCACGGCGGGCGGCAAGAACATCACGCCGGCCAATCTTGAAACCGATCTGATGAATATCCCGCTCATCGAACACGCGGTCGTGGTGGGTGATGCCAAGCCGTATCTGGCGGCTCTGGTGACCTTAAGCGCAGACGGCCTCGCCGCCTTTGCGAAGAAGCAGGGGCTGGAAGGCGATATCCGCAATCACCCCAAAGTGCTGGAAGCCATTCAGGAAGGCGTCGACCAGCTCAATACCCGCCATGCGCGCGTGGAGAATATCCGCAAGTTTGCGGTTCTTACGGGCGCGCTGAGCGTGGAGGGTGGTGAACTGACACCGACCATGAAGGTGAAGCGCAAGGTGGTGATAGAGCGCCACCGGGAGATTGTTGAAAGCCTCTATGCCAAGTAG
- a CDS encoding nucleotidyltransferase family protein: MTHHLPDRETVLRLVRERRQDWTARFGISVVGLIGSVGRGTAGENSDVDLLADVAGAPSLFDLEKLQREISDALGCKVDVILRSALAPHWRSFAEAELVAA; encoded by the coding sequence GTGACCCATCACCTGCCCGACCGCGAAACAGTTCTCCGCCTTGTCCGCGAGCGCAGACAGGACTGGACGGCGCGCTTTGGCATTTCGGTCGTGGGGCTGATCGGCTCTGTTGGCCGCGGCACCGCTGGCGAGAACAGCGATGTAGACCTTCTGGCCGACGTGGCGGGGGCTCCATCCCTGTTTGATCTTGAGAAACTGCAGCGCGAAATCAGTGACGCCCTTGGCTGCAAGGTGGACGTGATCTTGCGCTCCGCTCTCGCGCCCCACTGGCGTTCCTTTGCCGAAGCAGAACTTGTGGCGGCGTGA
- a CDS encoding DUF86 domain-containing protein — MDAKTRLHLLDMLEFATNAQTFLGDADAEAVSANPEKFYAVRHAVELVGEAARRVPEADREQFRTIAWNEAIGMRNHIAHAYHAVDAVILVNTIRNHFPGLIAEIQSALREISP, encoded by the coding sequence ATGGATGCAAAAACCCGTCTCCACCTTCTCGACATGCTCGAGTTTGCCACAAACGCGCAAACCTTTCTGGGTGATGCCGACGCCGAAGCAGTCTCGGCCAACCCCGAAAAGTTCTACGCTGTCCGCCACGCTGTCGAACTCGTCGGCGAGGCAGCCCGGCGTGTACCCGAAGCGGATCGCGAACAGTTCAGAACCATTGCCTGGAACGAGGCTATCGGGATGCGCAACCATATTGCCCATGCCTATCACGCGGTCGACGCGGTCATCCTCGTCAACACGATCCGCAACCATTTCCCCGGCCTCATCGCCGAAATTCAGTCCGCCCTGCGGGAGATAAGCCCATGA
- the thrS gene encoding threonine--tRNA ligase: protein MSQQDFPLDTKRHTAAHLMAAAVKEIWPEARFGVGPATATGFYYDINLPNTLTPEDLATIEKRMKEMRKERIAMVREELPIDSAIEYMRREGQDFKVELLELLRDKGSTAIAKETGDESVAGDGLDFVSFYKLGNFVDLCRGPHVDHSGQVGHFKLRSIAGAYWRGDAKNPQLQRIHALCFDTKEELDAEVLRLEEQAKRDHRKIGKELGLFTIVEEVGAGLPLWLPAGNVIRDELEHLARQEERAAGYQRVSTPHITKGELYHKSGHLPYYADDMYAPIMIDEQEYYLRPMNCPHHHMIYAHDQWSYRDLPVRLSEYGQVYRYEASGGLSGLMRVRGFCQNDAHIYCREDQAKDEFLAVMHMHAKYYRMFGIEDFWMRLSLPDFDNLDKYVDDTDGWMKALGILKEAMDESGYPYKEVDGEAAFYGPKVDFMAKSVVGTEYAISTNQLDFMATKRFDLEYTSEDGNKKPVYVIHRAPLGSHERFVAFLIEHYAGKFPVWLSPVQAMVIPIADRHEEYAKQVQKRLFDADTKSVHSGIRAEADLAGERMQKKIRNAQNRKIPYMLVVGDAEAEAGTVALRHRDHGDLGTVSVEDVIARITQEINTREDQPG, encoded by the coding sequence ATGTCACAGCAAGACTTCCCCCTTGATACGAAGCGCCACACGGCGGCCCATCTGATGGCCGCTGCCGTGAAGGAAATCTGGCCAGAGGCCCGGTTCGGTGTGGGGCCTGCGACCGCGACCGGCTTCTACTACGACATCAACCTGCCCAATACGCTCACCCCGGAAGATCTCGCCACGATCGAGAAGCGCATGAAAGAGATGCGCAAAGAGCGCATTGCCATGGTGCGCGAGGAGCTGCCGATTGACAGCGCCATCGAGTACATGCGCCGTGAGGGGCAGGACTTCAAAGTCGAGCTGCTGGAACTCTTGCGCGACAAGGGCTCGACGGCGATTGCCAAGGAAACGGGCGATGAGAGCGTGGCCGGTGATGGCCTGGACTTCGTCAGCTTCTACAAGCTCGGCAACTTCGTCGATCTGTGCCGGGGGCCGCACGTCGATCATTCCGGGCAGGTCGGCCATTTCAAGCTGCGTTCCATCGCCGGTGCCTATTGGCGCGGGGATGCGAAAAACCCGCAGCTGCAGCGCATCCACGCCCTGTGCTTTGACACCAAGGAAGAGCTGGACGCCGAGGTGCTGCGCCTTGAGGAGCAAGCCAAGCGCGATCACCGCAAGATCGGCAAGGAGCTGGGGCTTTTCACCATTGTGGAAGAGGTGGGTGCGGGCCTGCCGCTCTGGCTGCCGGCGGGTAATGTGATCCGCGACGAGCTGGAACATCTGGCCCGTCAGGAAGAGCGCGCAGCCGGGTATCAGCGCGTGTCCACGCCGCACATCACCAAGGGCGAGCTCTATCACAAATCCGGCCACCTGCCCTACTACGCGGATGACATGTACGCGCCGATCATGATCGACGAGCAGGAATACTATCTGCGGCCGATGAACTGCCCGCACCACCACATGATCTACGCCCACGACCAGTGGAGCTATCGCGACCTGCCGGTGCGCCTGTCCGAATACGGACAGGTCTACCGCTATGAGGCGTCGGGCGGGCTTTCCGGCCTGATGCGCGTGCGCGGTTTCTGCCAGAATGATGCGCACATCTATTGCCGCGAGGACCAGGCCAAGGACGAGTTCCTGGCCGTGATGCACATGCACGCGAAATACTATCGCATGTTCGGCATCGAGGATTTCTGGATGCGGCTTTCCCTGCCCGATTTCGACAATCTCGACAAATATGTCGACGATACCGACGGCTGGATGAAGGCGCTGGGTATACTGAAAGAAGCGATGGACGAGTCCGGCTATCCGTACAAGGAAGTCGATGGCGAGGCGGCCTTCTACGGCCCCAAAGTGGACTTCATGGCCAAATCCGTCGTCGGTACCGAATACGCCATCTCCACCAACCAGCTCGACTTCATGGCGACCAAGCGCTTCGATCTGGAATACACGTCAGAGGACGGCAACAAGAAGCCGGTCTATGTGATCCACCGCGCGCCGCTGGGCTCACACGAGCGCTTTGTTGCCTTCCTGATCGAGCATTATGCCGGCAAGTTCCCGGTCTGGCTCAGCCCCGTTCAGGCCATGGTGATCCCGATTGCCGACCGGCATGAGGAATATGCCAAACAGGTGCAGAAGCGCCTGTTCGATGCGGACACCAAATCGGTGCATTCGGGCATTCGCGCGGAGGCCGATCTGGCGGGCGAGCGCATGCAGAAGAAGATCCGCAACGCGCAGAACCGCAAGATTCCCTACATGCTGGTGGTGGGTGATGCGGAGGCGGAAGCCGGCACGGTGGCGCTGCGCCACCGCGATCATGGCGATCTGGGCACGGTGAGCGTGGAGGATGTGATCGCCCGCATCACCCAGGAGATCAACACGCGTGAGGATCAGCCTGGGTGA